A DNA window from Aureibaculum sp. 2308TA14-22 contains the following coding sequences:
- a CDS encoding GLPGLI family protein: MNPKLTFIFILLISVNMSYAQESILNHKFIYNLTYQSDSTNINSKQSEKMLLFTGNDGSIFQSYNGFVRDSMLLELKNNPEKQNSSLSNISSFPKTQFSFKIIKTFNHDSLIVFEKIFIDNFRYDESKENIKWEIKSDTMTINGFESQKATTFYAGRKYEAWFSSEIPISDGPYKFSGLPGLIIKISDVENHYVFELIEKVNISMTYPSLKTKDKLFITDKSTFFKKLKEFKNNIFERASQAGFTVDEEYKQQIKVKLNKKNNPIELNDNDQ, from the coding sequence ATGAATCCAAAACTAACTTTTATATTTATACTACTAATTTCAGTCAATATGTCATATGCTCAAGAAAGCATATTGAATCACAAGTTTATATATAATCTAACTTATCAATCGGATTCCACCAACATCAACAGCAAGCAGAGTGAAAAAATGCTTCTTTTTACGGGTAATGACGGTTCAATATTCCAAAGTTATAATGGATTTGTTAGAGACTCAATGTTGCTCGAATTAAAAAATAATCCAGAAAAACAAAATTCTAGTCTATCAAACATTTCTTCATTTCCAAAAACTCAATTTAGTTTCAAGATAATCAAAACCTTTAACCATGATAGCTTAATAGTTTTTGAAAAAATCTTTATTGACAACTTTAGATATGACGAAAGTAAAGAAAATATTAAATGGGAAATTAAATCCGACACTATGACTATAAATGGTTTTGAAAGCCAAAAAGCAACCACCTTTTATGCTGGAAGAAAATATGAAGCTTGGTTTTCTAGTGAAATACCCATTTCTGATGGGCCTTATAAATTTAGTGGTCTTCCTGGTCTGATTATTAAAATTTCAGATGTAGAGAATCATTATGTTTTTGAGTTAATAGAAAAAGTTAACATAAGCATGACATATCCGTCTTTAAAAACAAAAGATAAACTTTTTATAACAGACAAATCAACATTTTTCAAAAAACTCAAAGAGTTCAAAAATAACATATTCGAAAGGGCTTCACAGGCTGGATTTACTGTAGATGAAGAATACAAACAACAAATAAAAGTAAAACTTAATAAGAAAAATAACCCAATTGAATTAAACGATAACGATCAATGA